From Actinosynnema mirum DSM 43827, a single genomic window includes:
- a CDS encoding M23 family metallopeptidase has translation MSTHRLPPPPSSLRGRVVVAAVAVGAFAAAGAAQTVQALGGPSQSASDEVMPLAASAPDGAAAFGVGGDEAPAAPQIIPVAKTVDAASEAQKLAKSQQIVEQREAAEAERLRPKFVSPAQGTFTSGYGGRWGTVHYGIDIAGPTGTPILSAADGTILEAGTASGFGLWVRVLHDTGEVTVYGHVDSYSVSKGQRVKAGEQIARMGNRGVSTGTHLHFEVWESDGGLKLNPQTWLNARGIVV, from the coding sequence GTGAGCACGCACCGGCTGCCGCCGCCGCCGTCCTCACTGCGTGGCCGCGTCGTGGTCGCCGCCGTCGCGGTCGGCGCGTTCGCCGCCGCAGGCGCCGCGCAGACCGTGCAGGCGCTGGGTGGCCCCTCGCAGTCCGCCTCCGACGAGGTCATGCCGCTGGCTGCCTCGGCGCCCGACGGCGCCGCCGCGTTCGGCGTCGGCGGCGACGAGGCCCCGGCCGCGCCGCAGATCATCCCGGTCGCGAAGACGGTCGACGCCGCCTCCGAGGCGCAGAAGCTCGCCAAGAGCCAGCAGATCGTCGAGCAGCGCGAGGCCGCCGAGGCCGAGCGCCTGCGCCCCAAGTTCGTCTCCCCCGCCCAGGGCACCTTCACCTCCGGGTACGGCGGTCGCTGGGGCACCGTGCACTACGGCATCGACATCGCGGGCCCCACGGGCACCCCGATCCTGTCCGCCGCCGACGGCACGATCCTGGAGGCGGGCACCGCGAGCGGCTTCGGCCTGTGGGTGCGCGTGCTGCACGACACCGGCGAGGTCACCGTCTACGGCCACGTCGACAGCTACAGCGTGTCCAAGGGCCAGCGGGTCAAGGCGGGCGAGCAGATCGCGCGCATGGGCAACCGCGGCGTCTCCACCGGCACCCACCTGCACTTCGAGGTCTGGGAGTCGGACGGCGGGCTCAAGCTGAACCCGCAGACCTGGCTCAACGCGCGCGGAATCGTGGTCTGA